In Drosophila busckii strain San Diego stock center, stock number 13000-0081.31 unplaced genomic scaffold, ASM1175060v1 hic_scaffold_47, whole genome shotgun sequence, the DNA window attgcaattgtgcTTGTAGTATGTGGCTAATTGAGacgtttgcattttattttatagcgaAGCAGCAccatttacaaatataaaacagtttatttttaatctctTGCTGCTCCAATAACAAACCACCACGACTGCAAATCGCCGAAAGTTAAGCAACGAATACTCggtttattttaagcttgctTAGCGGGCATCCAGTGTAAGTACACAGCACGAAGATAACAAAAATGTCTGGCTATAATTACGCTGTGCTggcaattgttaaatatgttaaaaacaGGCTGTTCTTATCAATTATATGCAGTAAAATGTATTGCAAAAAGACTAGTGATGGCAGCTAACTCAATTCGACCATATACAGCACTGTTTTGAATTTGTGCAGAGTTgcatgaatttaaaataaataactagtttatttttaacaattttaaatttagaatatAATGCGTTAATATAGATTAGAAGTAAagatatgtatttttaaattgactaTTATTGCGAATACTATATttcagcaaatataaaaaagctaaatgTAGCTATAAAACTGCTTAAATGGCAACACTCCTACAGTGCTGTACAATGCGTTCTAGTTTAGCGCGTTTGTTttgataaacaataataataatttcgtAAAATGGTAAATAGTTGTGTTTCAAGTTAAACAATGCATTGAATTAACTTGTGGTTTATCAAATAGCGGCGCAGCCTGGCGCCTAGCCAAAGAACAGGCGGATgcatcaaagcaaagcatgcGTTTACGCCACCGCTTCTCAAGAAAAATAAACGCGCCTGTCAacaggagctggagcagcggcAAAGGCAAATCGCACTGCGAGATTCCTCAAATGTGGCTCAGCTGCCGTTACCCATAAGATTCACAGCCAATAGTGAGTATGAGCTGGCAATTGCCAAAGTGCTGGCACGCAAGTTTAAGGTGCCCATAGCCAATTATGTGCCTGACTATGGTGGCAGCCGTACTCTGGGAGTGCGCAGGACAATTGTGCGACGCGCTCTACACGATCCGCAGGGATGCAATGCGCTGGTGCTGTATACACCGCCTGCCTACACGGATCACGAGCGCATGTCTATGGATCCGAGCGACATCTTAGTGCATGTAGTGGTGGATCCCATACTGACAAATGTACTGCGTCCGCATCAGCGTGAGGGTGTGCGTTTTATGTACGAGTGTGTAGAGGGCAAACGTGGCAACTTCAATGGTTGCATCATGGCCGACGAAATGGGCTTGGGAAAAACGCTGCAATGCGTGTCGCTAGTGTGGACACTGCTGCGCCAGAGTCCACAATGCAAACCTACCATAAGCAAAGCCATAGTCGTGTCACCCTCTTCGCTAGTGAAAAATTGGGAAAAAGAATTTACTAAATGGCTCCAGGGACGCATGCATTGCCTGGCTATGGAGGGTGGCTCCAAAGAGGACACAACACGCACTTTAGAGCAGTTCGCCATGAACACTGCCACGCGCTGCGGCACACCCGTTCTGCTGATCAGCTACGAAACGTTTCGTCTGTATGCGCCCATACTCTGCAAAACTGAGGTGGGCATGGTTATCTGTGATGAGGGCCATCGCCTAAAGAACAGCGACAATCTTACCTACCAAGCGCTCATGGGATTGCGCACCAAGCGACGTGTGCTGCTTTCCGGTACGCCTATACAAAACGATCTAACGGAATACTTCAGTCTGGTGAACTTTGTAAATCCCGAAATGCTGGGTACTGGTGCTGAATTCAAGCGTAACTTTGAGAATGCCATTTTGCGTGGACAAAATGCTGATTCGACGGATTCAGAACGCGAGCGTGCGCTGCAAAAGACACAGGAACTAGTTGGACTGGTCAATCAGTGCATTATAAGACGCACTAATCAAATTTTAACCAAGTATTTGCCAGTTAAGTTTGAAATGGTAGTGTGCGTTAAATTAACTGAAATACAATTGGAGCTCTACAACAACTTTCTTAAATCGGAGAAAGTGCGTCGTAGTTTGGCAGGTAAATTGTACAtgggcataaatattatttattttgcatttaagctatttatctTTTATATAGATTGCACAGAGAAGGCTTCGTTAACTGCTTTGGCAGATATTACCACGCTGAAGAAGCTTTGCAATCATCCAGATTTGATATATGAAAAGATTGCTGCACGCGAGAAAGGCTTTGAGAACTCGCAGCATATATTGCCAGCCAACTACAAGCCCAAGTGAGTAGCTTTTATAGTCTTACcatatttaatagcaaactTATGCCCATTAATAATTGCAGAGAAATTAATCCTGAGCTGAGTGGCAAGTTTATGCTTCTGGACTTTATGCTGGCTGCCATACGCGCCAATAGCGACGACAAGGTGGTACTCATTTCCAACTACACACAGACGCTGGATTTGTTTGAGCAGCTGGCGCGCAAACGCAAATATACTTTTGTGCGTTTGGATGGCACCATGTCGATTAAAAAACGGTCTAAGGTTGTCGACAGATTCAATGATCCTAGCACAGATTGCTTCCTCTTCATGCTTAGCAGTAAGGCAGGCGGTTGTGGG includes these proteins:
- the LOC108599736 gene encoding DNA repair and recombination protein RAD54-like, producing the protein MSGYNYAVLAIRRSLAPSQRTGGCIKAKHAFTPPLLKKNKRACQQELEQRQRQIALRDSSNVAQLPLPIRFTANSEYELAIAKVLARKFKVPIANYVPDYGGSRTLGVRRTIVRRALHDPQGCNALVLYTPPAYTDHERMSMDPSDILVHVVVDPILTNVLRPHQREGVRFMYECVEGKRGNFNGCIMADEMGLGKTLQCVSLVWTLLRQSPQCKPTISKAIVVSPSSLVKNWEKEFTKWLQGRMHCLAMEGGSKEDTTRTLEQFAMNTATRCGTPVLLISYETFRLYAPILCKTEVGMVICDEGHRLKNSDNLTYQALMGLRTKRRVLLSGTPIQNDLTEYFSLVNFVNPEMLGTGAEFKRNFENAILRGQNADSTDSERERALQKTQELVGLVNQCIIRRTNQILTKYLPVKFEMVVCVKLTEIQLELYNNFLKSEKVRRSLADCTEKASLTALADITTLKKLCNHPDLIYEKIAAREKGFENSQHILPANYKPKEINPELSGKFMLLDFMLAAIRANSDDKVVLISNYTQTLDLFEQLARKRKYTFVRLDGTMSIKKRSKVVDRFNDPSTDCFLFMLSSKAGGCGLNLIGANRLFMFDPDWNPANDEQAMARVWRDGQKKPCYIYRLVASGSIEEKILQRQTHKKSLSSTIIDKNESAEKHFTRDDLKDLFSFETNVLSDTHNKLKCKRCFDNVQRHSPPENTDCTSHLSQWFHCSNNRGLPDSILSQAWTASKCVSFVFHHRSQGEAKSTELTAPQPTVKQKKKKSAPNSGDEDHNYDPDSSAEEFLGF